GTttgcctcgagcgtcgcggtaTCGGTCGGCTCGTCCGAGCGGAGTTCGTCCGCAAAGAGTTCCTGGGCGTGCTCCATAGCTTCCTGCATCGCAATCCATACGGAGCGACGCTCGCCTTCCGCCTGGAGTGtgtcgtcgccggccgtgcgcgcgtTCCACACCTCGCACGAACGCGGAAAGAGGAGGAGCAAAGGCATAGAGATGTCCGCGTGCGACTCTTCCGTCGTCATGGACTGGCACATTTCCTGTGAACAGAGGAGGGTGCAGAGGAGTGTCAGTGCCTGGTTGAGTAGTGACCAGTGTGCCGCATACTCTGCGCTCTGCGCGTCCATCTCCTTGAGCTGCTCAGGGATGCGCTGCAAGGCGACGAGCCCCCAtgccacgccgcggcgcgtatCGCGCTCAAAAAGAAACACGGACTGATTCGcacgcacgacgccgaaGCCAAACAGCTTCGAAAGAAAAGCGCATGCGTACGCACTGCCCAGGTtcgacgcgcggcgatACAGAACCGCGGCGAGTGTGTACTGGTGTGCCGAAAAGGCCATCTGAGCCTCGGAAAGCAGGCGGTTGATATCGGTCGTCTCCTCGATAATGTCGTGCGTGAGTTTCTGCTTCTCGAGCCGTGTGCTTGCGTAGGATCGCAGACTCGCCTTGGACTGCGCTTCGGTGCCCTCGGCGGTGCCCGGCGagacgaggccgaggccgctgCGTCCCCGTGCTTTGTCGTACAAACACGCGTTGAACACCTGCACGCTCTTGGGCACttggcgcacgtcgcccaaGGAGTATTCAGGCCCTTGGCCCCGTTGCCCTGCGCTCCATAGCGCAGGCATCGACCGGTGGCCCAGTCCCGTCGGGTGCCAAATGTCCATACCAGTCGGAGGTGTTGGTCTAAACCGGTCCTTTCCCCTGATTCGGGCGAATTTCTACGTGGAGGCTAATTGCCCAGCGAGACACTCAGGATTTCGATCGGCTCTTCGGgccggtcgccgcggcgtttCTTGCAGTGCTCGATCTGGTGGATGACATCGAGGCCGGCGGTCGCCTGTCCGAACACGGTATGCTTGTCATCGAGCCACGGTGTAGGCACGGTCGTAATAAAGAACTGCGAGCCGTTGGTATTCGGCCCCGCGTTCGCCATGCTCAATGTGTAGGGCTTGTCGTGGCGCAGTTCCGGCGTGAACTCGTCTTCAAACTCTTTGCCCCAAAGACTCTCTCCTCCGGTGCCGTCGCCCAGAGGGTCTCCGGTCTGGAGCATGAACTTTTTAATGACGCGGTGAAAGATGACGCCATCGTAGTACTTTTTCTTGGCGAGCCCCACAAAGTTTTCCACCGTCTTGGGCACCAGATCAGGGTACAGTTTGAGCTGGATATCGCCGAGTGTCGTGTGCAACGTCGCATTGTTGgccacgacgcgcttcCTGGCTGCCGGCACGGTGCTTGCAaccgcctgctcctcgcgcgtgGGCTTCTCGTTGAACACGTCGCGGTCCGAGCCGCTGAGCTTGGAGTTGGGGTCGCTCTccggctcgctgcgcgtAAACATGTAGAAGCGGCCCCGCTTGAAAGCCGAGCAGAACAGCGTCGggtcctgctcggccttttGCACGAGCGGGTTCTCGGACGCGGCAAGATCGATGCTCGTCGGGTTCTTCTTGTCCGGAATGCCCTGGTACATGGACAAATGCAGAAAGCGCATCGTCTCGTCCTTGCCCAGGAGGCGGCACACCTTGTTCGACTTGAGGTTCACGACCTTGATGCCAAACATGGTGCCGTAGAGCAAAAAGTTTCCGCTCTCGTCAAAGATGGCATTGGCTGtgcccgcgccggtcgcgttCAGCGTCGCGTCAGCGAGACCGCTGAGCGCggtcgcgtcgagctcgcgctcgactgCAAGGCGGCGCCCAAACTCCATGTCGTCGAGCTGGTACGCGGCTGTGCCTGCCTGCTGCATCTCTTGCACAGCCGTGAGCGACTCGTCGTacttgcgcaggagcttgcCCTTGGCAAACGAAAAGACGCGCACCTGGCGATCGCATGCGGACGTCGTGACAAACTGCGAATAATCATGCGAGAAGGTGAGCGTCGTCGGTGCGGAGCGCGTCTTTTTGAACTCGAACAGATCCGTGGACGACTTGAGGGAAAAGAGCCCCGGGGGCACCTGGTAGGGCTCGGTCGGCTGCCAGTACTCGACCATGCCGCCAACGTCGGCCGACACCACACagtcgctcggctcgtGGTAGGCGAGCAGGTGGCACGGCTGGCGGTGCATGTGCGTCACGGTATccgtcggcgtgccgtcgccCCGCCCGTCGTAGAAGCGGACCGAGGTGCTATTCTCTTCGGCGATGGCGAGCACCAAatcggcgctgccgcggcgatgcacccagcagcaggcgcgggGGGTATATGGGAGGTCGATCATGTTGATCAGGTCAAAGTTGAGCACATCAAACACCTTGACCGAGCCGTCGGCAGCGATCGTCGCAAAGTACGCGCCGTCCGCCGACGTGCATACGTTGACGACCatcgcgacgtgcgcgcggtAGTGCTTGACGAACTCGATGCCGCTCGTCTGCTTTTTCCAAAACTTGACGTGCCCGTCGATCGACGTCGTCACCACAAATGCGGTGTGCGGCGTCACAGACACAAAGTTGATCGTGTCGCGGTGCATCAGCGACTTGTAGTAGCGGtctgcgctcggcagctggtcgaggtACAGGCGCTCGTACTGCAGCgtcttgcggcgcttgctCTTTTCCGCCTCTGCAGCACTCTCTGTCCCCGCCTGCACAGGCATAGGGCCCATTTCATCGTCGGAgctctcgtcgagcggctccgcgctgcgcggccgcttcggcgctgcgctcgtcgcctcgGTCATGGAGGTGGAGAAGATTGGTAAGCAACCTACTAGGCCTACATATCCAgtgcgtgctgctcgatcacgtcgtcgatcttgagcacggcgcggacgagctgcgcggcgaggaggaaCTGCTGGCGCTTGGAGACGAGCGGGTCAAAGACGCGGCACTCCTTCATGTCGTTGTCACCGACGCCCATGCAGTCGACGCCGAAACGCGCGTTCTTCTCGTTGACTTGCCGCGACTTGACCACCGCCAAGTTCTCGATGGGCGCCAGGCCGCTGTTttcggcgagcgccagggGGATCGCGTCCAGGGCTTGCGCAAACGCACGCATCGCGTACTGCTCAATCGTCGCAATCtcgtcggcggtgcgcgacacgGCAATCGACGCGCAGAtctcggcagcgccgccgccgtacACCACGCGGTTATCCTTCACGAGGCTGCGGACGACGCACAtggcgtcgtgcagcgcacgcttcgcctcgtcgatgaTCATCTTGTTCGAGCCGCGGAGGAAGGCCGTAACCGCGCGCGAGTTGGCGCACTCTTCAATCACCAGCATGCggtcgcgcgtcgtgccAAAGCTGACCTCCTTGACGAGGCCCGCGTGGCCTAGCTTGTCGGCAGAGAGGTCCTCGAAGCGCGGCACGATGCGACCGTTCGTCGCAATGGCAATCAGCTCGAGTTCGGGACCGCCCACCCAGCGGACGGCCGGCAGCTCGTGCTGAAGCAGCAGGTGGTTCGCCTCGTCATCAAAGCCCCACTGGCACACGACGAGGTTCGCGCCGCAGTCCTTGATCTTTTGAATCATGCCCTCAAACGTTTTGCGCTCGTACTCCTCGAGACGGCGGTACTCTTCGACGGAGCTAATGTCGAGCTTGTGCTTCGTCTTGGGACGCGGGGGCTCGAGCGGGCATGTGAGGatggcgatgcgcgcgtcgcggatcTCACGCGGCATCTGCGGGTGGGACATATCCTTGTCGATCACCAcgccgtgcacgagcgccgagtcctcgagcgagccgccgaCCTTGCCGTCGACCTTGATCAGCTCAAAGtccacgtcgcggcgctcgaggtccgCGACGCTGAGCACTGCGTCGAtcgcgatgcgcgcaaaCTTGTCGGACGCCTTGGAGACGCTGTGTGAGTAGAGTCAACGTACATTTTGCTTCCGAGACACGTCTTGGCGaccttgagcagctcgtcgatgTGCTCGCGGGTAAACTCGACCTTGTCGGCGGTCTtttcgagctcggcgacggcaatgtcgcacgcgcgctcaaagccgtcggcgatgcgGATCGGGTGGATACCGCGGTCGatcagcgcctcggactgctcgaggagcgcaccgGCCAGGACCACGACGCCGGTCGTACCGTCGCCAATCTCGTCGTCCTGGCTCTTGGAGAGCTCCACGAGCAGCTTGGCAATCTGGTGCTCCAGCTCCATGTTCGACATGATCGTCGCACCGTCGTTCGTGACTTGGATATCGCCGTCGGGGCTGATCAGAATCTTGTCGAGACCGCGCGGACCAAGCGAGGTGCGCACAATGTTGGacacggtgcgcgccgcctggatATGGTCCTTGATCGCCTGCGTGCCTTGCGCACGCGTCTTCTTTCCCTGCTCACGCACGACAATGAACGGATTGCCGTACTCATCCTGCGCGTACGCCACCTGAGGTTCCGCCATCTTCGCAGCGGGCAgagtgcgacgcgccgctttTCGTCGGCCGTGACCCAACATGTTTTTCCTCTCCTGCTAGGTCTATGTGGAGTGTCACGCCCGGCGGCCTGGCGGGCGGCGAACGGCTACAATACACAGGCGCCAGGCTTagtcctcctcctcctcggagtcgtcgtcgccctgCACCTCGGTGTTCTCCTTTTCGACACGGGCCATGAGCTGTGCGAgttcctcgtcctcgacggcggACACCGTCTTGGGCTTCATCTTGATCGAAACCTTGCCGTCGCTCTTCTCGATCGACTCGGTGATCTtttcgagcgcctgctccagGAGCGCAATGCCGCCCTGCTTGTCCGTAGAGTGGGTAACAAGAACATAGAGCGGAGGAGCGACCAGCTTGATCTTGATGGGGATCGTTTCGGTGgagagcgcctcgccagcgcgcagcgcctcctTCACCGCGTCAATGCCCTCGTAGCCAAAGCAGGACACCTCGACGTCCGCACGGATCTTGACGGGCTGAGGCgtcaggcggcgcgcgatgttcgcctcgagctcgcggcgcacgtcctcgtcgatctGCAGGCCGTCAAAGACCTTGGCAGCTTCGCTGGGGTGAGTCTAGGGTACGTACGTAACGGACAGCTTGAATGCATCGTACGAGTGGCCGTACGTACGGTCGAGCGGCCAGACCACAGTCTCGTACAGCTCCTCAATCGGGCGGCCGAGCTTGCCGGAAACGTGCGCCACAATGCTGTTCACGGCACGCGACTTGGAGTAGCGCTCCTCGCACTTGATCACGTCCTCGGGCGAGACACGGCGCTTAGACAGGTCAATGTAGCCCTTTTCCTTGTCCACACGGAGCACAACGACCACCTCGTTGCGGCCCACACGGATCAGCTTCTGGATACTGCGGATGCGTCGTCGCGACAGCTCGGACAAGAGAATCATGCCCTCGGCGTTGTCGTACTCGAGGAGCTTGACGTATGCACCCATCTCGGCAATCTGCCGGACTTGGCACATCACAATCTCCTCCGTGTCGGGGAGCGGTTTCTCGTAGAATCGCATCGTGGCCAGTCTATCAAAGAAGGTCGCTACGACGCTCCGCACAAAAACGATCTGCTCTCGGCCGAATCACTGCGGCCGCCGGGTGGTGGaggccttgcgctcctgcagGAAGGCCTCGATCTGCGCacggagcgcatcgtcgggCTGCACCTGGTCGAGGGTGAGCGGCATGCGGTTGAAGGGGTCCTTGGAGTCGCTCAGGAGGTGTGCCTTGATCGTAGACcggtcgagcaccgtgCGGCTCGAGGGGAGGCGCACCGGGTCGCGCATGATCGTCGCCAGCAGAGGGTCGAGGAACTCGTCGGGGACATCGCCCAggtcctcttcctcgtcggcgtctgCCTGTttgacgcgctcgacacgatCGACAAGCGACGCAAGCGCGTCAATGTCGGGCGGGCTCTTGAGCATGTGCCGGTGCGCAATGCTCGCCGCCTTGGAAAAGGTCTCGCGCGAGTAGctgcgcccgtcgcgcgcaatcGCCGTCGCAAACTCATCGTGCGGCGCCAAATTCAAAAAGACCGAGAGGATCTCACTGAGCAGGCTGCGCGGGTCGAAACCGACCTTTTTGGGGTCCTTTACCTTGAGTTCCTGGCAGCGGGGACCGACCAGCAAATCCAGGTTGTAGTCGAGCATCGCCGCAAGGCGGTCGACAATTTCGGGCGTCATGAACGACGCACTGGTCTCAGCCGTAAACTTGATCAGGAGCCGCAGGAACTcgtggccgaggccgaggtcgcTGCGGATCTGTCCTTGGATACTGCGCATGATCCCTTCGTGCTCCTGGCGCTCTTCGGCCGTACGCTCCTCCCACGAAgcgcggtcgtcgacctcAACCTGCTTGGCGTGCAGCTCCACGAGCTTGTCGAGTGCATCGTCCAGCAAGAACGTGACGTCGTTCATCAGCCGGTTGATAAAGATGGTAAACTCGGTGGGGAACTGCGTCGCTTGCTGGTAGAGGTGCTTCTTGTGGTCAGGGTTGGTCCAGATCTCCTTAAAGATCTGCACGAGGTGGTAGCGGATATTGAACTTGTCGTAAAACTGCGAGTTGGATCCGGTGCTCTCTGCATCGATCCAAAAGGCAATCAGCGCAGGCACGAgatgctgcagcgcaagaGGGTGGCTGTTGATCGTGTCGCCCAGCACACCCGACTTGTACGGGCCGTAGGGCATCACATTGTAAGAGAgcatctcggcgagcttggCTTTCAAAAAGGGGTTCCGAATCCACCACCCAGAAGACAAGAACGTCGTACAGAACGCCACAACGCTGTTCTTTGCActctcgtcgagcacgtcgggcttgcggcgcgcataAAAGAGGATCGTATCGCAAACGTCCTCAAACATGTGCTCGGGCAGCATGCGGAACAGCTCCGACGGCTCCTGCGACAGCGGAAGCGCCACCATCGGCATAGGGTGGGCGTGCTTGTcgtcgccaaggcgcaCAAGCCACATCATGGTGAAGCTCGTAAACTGGATCACGCGCTGCACAAactgcggcgcgagcagctgcgtctGTGCGgcaagcacctcgccgtGTAGCTTGTCGtactgcgcctgcgcccgcttgatcacctgctcgacacgcgcgccttgcggaaGTGCCTGCCAGTTGCTGCGGTCTGCCTCAAACTCATCGATCCGCTTCTGCAGGCGATCCATCTCTTTTTCGCGGTCATCGACACGCCGGAtcgccttgccgagcgcaagatTGGTCAGGCGCGTGCCCAAAAAGAAGATCTCGGTGATAAAGTTGGGCggggccggcggcgcggcgcccgcggccatccacgccgccgcgtccgcctCGGACGCGTGGATGCGCGTGAGGCTCTGCGTGTCCCAGCGGCGCTGGTACTGCAAGTAGTTCATGTCGATACGGTCAATCTTGGCACAGCTGACATCGACAAACGGCATCGCAAAGCGCAGCACGACATCGTACAGATTGACCATGAACGCATCCGAGGCAAtctcgcgcgcacgcgcctgcaTCGCACCGCGCTTCACGTTgagcgcgcacgcgtgcCCGACAAACGCAAGTACCTTTTCCCGCGCGCTCGCATCGGAacgcacgagcgcgttAAAGATGCGGAAGTTGTTCGACTgcaccacgtcgagcgccatgcGGAGCGACTGCATGCTGTTTTCGAGCTcgatcggcgagcgcgacttgGCCTCGGAAAAATGCGACTTGGCCATGTTTGGATAGGCGTCGGCAAAGCACGACAGACGCAGCAGGGGGCCAAAGAGCGACTCGCGTTCGAGCatcggcgcaggcacgtTTGGCGAGAAGGAGGCAAAGCCtggcacggccgccgcaagcgGGCGGCACTCGAGTGCCGCCACAACAGCCATCTGGATGGGGCGCCAGTCGAGGCCGGCAATCGTCATCCCTTCGCTCTCCTTCGGCGCGGAAGACTGCGCCCGGGGGTCGGCGACGCCAagcaggtgcgcaagcACACTCTGAACGTCGTTGGGATCGACCGGCTGCTCCGCGGCCGGCTCTGGCGTGCTCTGCGGCTCGGAGAGCGCGCCTTTacggacgcgctgcacgagcgcatgcatcgccacgccgagcgtctcgccgagcgtaTCCTCCGGCCCGAAACGCGCGACCCAGTCGGCGATAAATTGTGGCGTATCGGCGATACGCGGCGACGCCCACTCGTCGGTCGGTGCATCCGTCTCGTCGTCCATGCCAGCAGTCGATGCGAGGTGCAAGAACGTGGGAACCAGTGCACTCGGCGAGAGCGTCTTGCCGTGTTTTTCGTAGCATGGGAACATGTCAGGCATCTGCACGACAAGGCCTGTGTAGCTCGTGAGCAGGCCCCGCGcatgctgcagcgccttgaggccatgctcgacgagcggcgccggcagctGCGTACGCGTGCGGCCCTCTGCGTCGCGGCACCGCGTCCACGCATGCACCAGGTAGTCCCAGCTCGTCTCGTTGTTGTATGTCGTATCCTGCGACAGGCGTGCGATCAGGATCCGGTCCGCCATGCCGAGCGACAGACGTACTTCGGCGCCTTCTTcgcggagctcgtcggccaaATCGGGCAGATACACATAGTTCGGTTCACTCTCCTGCGTCAGCATACACACGTACCGTCAGCGTGACGTGGAacacgtcggcggccgtcgccgcctcCCAGGCCGGCCATACCCCAGCGTCGGCCATCGCAGCACACGTAAGAACGTCACGCCTCCACAGTGCCCGGCCGAAACGCACGGGCATTCACCATGGCGTACAGagaggccggcgcggctggcgcggtgctcgcggTGCTCCTAGCCTTGCTGCTAGTCTATCGACtgacgcgcggcgtcgagaaaaagtgcgcggcggtggtCGTCGTGGGCGACGTGGGGCGCAGCCCACGTATGTGCTACCACGCGACGAGTctcgtgcagcacggcTGGAAAGTTCGTGTTATCGGCTATTTTGACACGCGTCTCCCCCCTGCGCTCGAAGGGAAAGTTGAGTGCGTTCCGCTCTATAATCCTCCTGCGTTTGTGGCGCGACTGCCCCGTGCGCTCTTTGCACTTGTCGCTCTAATCAAGGTGCCACTCGTCGCCCTCTCGCTGTtccacgcgctcgctggCCGGGCGTCAGCGCCCGAGGTGGTTGTGGTACAGACGCCGCCTGCGATCCCGTCTCTGCTCGTAGCGCGAATCGCGTGCGTGCTGCGGGGCAGCCGGTTGGTGATCGATTGGCACAACCTCGGCTACACGATTCTCGGGCTgaagctcggcgcgtcgagcaagctcgtgcgcctcgcagAGCGCCTCGAACGGTGGTCGGGGCGTCGTGCGGATGCGCACTTCTTTGTTACTAAGGGAATGCGCGATGTACTGGTCAAGAGCTGGGGTCTCCAGGGCACGCCACGCGTCCTGTACGACCGCCCGGGCCAAAACTTTTGCCCCGTGACGCTCCaggagcgcggcaagctcctgacgcgcctcgcggacgATATCGGTGACGAAGGGCTCAGGAACGGCCATGCAGTCGTCGTCACCAGCACGTCCTGGACGCCAGACGAGGACATGGATatgctcctcgacgccaTGTCCAAGTACGAAGAAACGGCACAGAATCCCCGTATGGCCCTGCCGCCCATTTCGCTGCTAATAACCGGCAAGGGGCCGCTCCGCGATATGTACAAGGCCAAGTTTGCGActcgtgccgaggcggaaaAGTGGACCAAGGTGAATATGAACACGGCAtggctcgcggccgaggacTATCCCCGCTTGCTTAGCGCTGCGGATCTCGGCATCTCGCTGCAttcgagctcgtcgggtCTCGACCTTCCGATGAAGGTCGTCGACATGCTCGGTTCTGGCCTGCTCGTGTGCGCGCTCGACTTTCCGTGCCTCAAGGAGCTCGTCCAACCGCGGGTCAATGGCGAAGTGTTCCAGGACTCAAACGGCCTGGCACAGGCCATGGTGCGACTCTTGCAGGGATTCCCGGACGAACACGAGGCAGGCGAGATCGCAGGCAACTTCTTGACGGGGCCGACGCCACGGACCTGGAACGAGAACTGGGATCAGGTCGTGCTGCCACTCCTGCCGTCCTGATGCCCTTGGGCTAGGTACATATTCGCAAGCTCGGTGGGCGTCATAGCACTCTCTGgcacgcggtcgtcgcggcgacgcacaAACCGGGGGAAACGCAGTGagaggccgcggccgggcacggcgaggtcctgcgccgcggggtAGGTCGGCGACACGGTAATGTCGGCGCCCCGGATCTCCCACActtcgcgcggcggccaaaAGACGGGCGGCGTGAGGCCGTTTGTCTCGTACAGCCCGTCATGGTCGTACGAAAgggggcgctgcgcccgcgccgagccgtACCGCTCGTTCAGCTCTTCGTAAAAGGCGTCGGAAAAACCGCTCATACACTTGCACACCGCCTGGTAGGTGCCCGTCTCGCGATCATGCACGGCAAGCAGGATGGGGCTCCAAAACGCCGCTTTGCGGCCCATACCGTGCCACGCACCGATCGGgaccaggtcgagcgcatcgccaaGGCCAGCGAGGTAGTCTTTCTTGACCTTGAGCCacgcctcggtgcgcttGTCGGGCTCGTAGGTCGCGAgcggtgcgtcgcgctcacCGGGCGACCCATCCAGGCTCTTGATCATTATACCTTCGCAGTGGCTTGCGACAGCATCCTGGAAAAAGGACAACACACCTTCCTCGGTCGTGTCTtcggacgaggccgcgcacgcaaAGCCTGCATGCTGCGCCGTACTCGGAAGCGTGGGGGGGAAACGCGTGCGGATCgcatcgcgacgctcgcgaaGCGGTGCGCCAATCATTGGCGTGCCGTCAAGGTACAGTAGGTCAAAAGCATAGAGGCATACACGGACCTGGACCTGGTCGAGCGACACTTGCTTCCGTGCGCGCCCTGCAAGCGTCTGAAAGGGGAGGAGCGCACCGCTCTCGGACACCGCAACGACCTCGGCATCGAGGATAAAGGACGAGACATGCTCCAAGAGCCGCGCGGCCATCGCGCAAATGTCGGGGTACTTGTCCGTAATCGTCTCGAGATGCCGGCTAAAGATGTGCGTGCCAGATGCGCTTGCATGCAGCTGGATACGCTGGCCATCGTACTTGAACTCACTCACaaacgcgccgccgcgcatcgtcgtatgcaccgcgtcgagcgagcgcgtaATGCTGCCGAGCATCGGCGTGACGGGGATGCCTGGGTTAGGCAGGGTACGtaccgagcgcgagcgacacGTCATCGAGGCCTTCGATGCCTGTAGCGCGTagcgcatcgacgaggccTTGCCAGTTGGGATGCCGCGCGTAGGCTCGCTTGGCGCGtgtctcggcgagcgcaagggactcgtcgtcctgggggcccgacgcgagcgcgtaCGCACGGGCCAGTGCAGCAAGGAtcgtcgtgcgcatcgcgtgGATGCGCAGGTTGGCGCTTAGCGTACGCACAATAAAccgccgctcctcgcccCGTGCAGCCATCAGCAGGCCACACGCAAGGCTCTGCTTGGCGCTTACCGACTTGGCGCCGGACGCACGCGCAATCGCATGCAGCGTAGTGTACTACATTAGCACAAAAACGTACCACTTTTCCGATCGTCAGCGGCTCGTGCTGTACGAGCTGCGTaacgccgcggcacgcctcGAATgcgacgtcgcccgcgTCACCATGCGCCTTCCACGTCTTGCGCAGGAACGCGAGGGGTCGGCCAGAGACTTGCATGGTGATTTTCTGCAGAAGCGAGCCACCAAGTCCAAGCTCGAGGCCCGCGTACGACGGCGCAATCTCGTTGCTCATCAGGTAGAGGGCAGCGACCAGCTGCGAGGGTTCATGGTGCAGCACAATGCGCACAAGGTTCGTAAGGATGCGCAGGATCGTGATGCGCGAACGCTCGCCACTCGCACGAGCAAAACCGTGCGCAAAGAGGGCATATGGGACATGCAGCAAAGTATCGCACGGCCAGTGCGCCGTGTCGATGCATGCCGGCTCGAATTCGGCTGGGTCCTGTGTGAGATCCAAGGCGGCGATGCCCGCGTCAAgctggccgacgtcgaccccgcggcgtgccgcttTGGGGGTATAGGTTGGCGCACTTTGGGTCTCTAGTGCACACTGGGTATCCTCGGCCTGTGCATCTGCGGCAGTCGCTTTGTCctcggccggcgtgccggcaGACGCCACCAGGGACGCATAATGCGCCTTGGACGGCACCCCATTGGTATCCGTCTCTGGCGCATCTGACGGCCCTGGAGCGGGCATACTCCCTTCTTCTGCCCATGCCTCTTGCAGTGCACGCGCCATTGCTTCGTCCGCCTCGATTTGTGCCGTGTCCGAGGCGAGTTGGCGTGCATACGCCTCGTCTTCTGTAACCTGTGTCTTTTTATCGCCATCCTTGGGCGACAGAAACGAAAGGAGCGACGTCTGCGGCGAGCCTGCATGGCTCTgtgtgcgccgctttggtgtgcgcaccggcgaccCCGGCGCTCCCCGGCGCTTGGACGGCGTCGTGGGCATGGCCTGTGCGATGTGGAGAAGTTGGCTCTGGACGCGATGGCCTCGTCGTTGGGCCAGCGGACGCTGGTCACGTTCGTGCTCGATGTGTCGGAGCCGATGGGTACAAGTGATGGCGGGCGttcgcgcctcgaccgaaGTACGGCGTTTGCATCGCTGCGCGTACTGGAGATGGTAAGTCGCCCTACTCATGCAGATGTTGCGGGGCCTCGCGACGATCAAAGTGTGCCTCATAGCGTATGGTTCCGAACGTATGTCGCCCATCTCACGCAGGAACCAACAAcatcgtgcgccgcaacgGTGTAACCGAAGGATACGAAGGTGTAGATGAAGTGtggccgccgtcgcggccgacgctcgcgacgctcgaagtgctcagcgcgctgcgtcctgcgcgacgcgcgacgcgctgtgACCGTACGTGTTTGAACTAATGCAGCCCTCGACGCGCTTATTGTTGCGATCGTATCCATGGTCGACAagcagcacggcgagccgtcgccggcgtgGACGCGCATTGTGTATCTCgtgacgcgcgccgacgtcacGCTCAAcacggccgacgtcgagaTGATCAaggcgcggctcgcgcaaGAGTCCATCCAGCTGCGCGTGATGGGATTTGATTTccccgcgtcgccgatgcaggcgccgaagctcgaggcgccgcccacCGTGCCGTGGTTC
The Malassezia japonica chromosome 2, complete sequence genome window above contains:
- the UFD2 gene encoding RING-type E3 ubiquitin transferase (COG:O; BUSCO:EOG09260NWN; EggNog:ENOG503NUGY), translating into MADAGVWPAWEAATAADVFHVTLTESEPNYVYLPDLADELREEGAEVRLSLGMADRILIARLSQDTTYNNETSWDYLVHAWTRCRDAEGRTRTQLPAPLVEHGLKALQHARGLLTSYTGLVVQMPDMFPCYEKHGKTLSPSALVPTFLHLASTAGMDDETDAPTDEWASPRIADTPQFIADWVARFGPEDTLGETLGVAMHALVQRVRKGALSEPQSTPEPAAEQPVDPNDVQSVLAHLLGVADPRAQSSAPKESEGMTIAGLDWRPIQMAVVAALECRPLAAAVPGFASFSPNVPAPMLERESLFGPLLRLSCFADAYPNMAKSHFSEAKSRSPIELENSMQSLRMALDVVQSNNFRIFNALVRSDASAREKVLAFVGHACALNVKRGAMQARAREIASDAFMVNLYDVVLRFAMPFVDVSCAKIDRIDMNYLQYQRRWDTQSLTRIHASEADAAAWMAAGAAPPAPPNFITEIFFLGTRLTNLALGKAIRRVDDREKEMDRLQKRIDEFEADRSNWQALPQGARVEQVIKRAQAQYDKLHGEVLAAQTQLLAPQFVQRVIQFTSFTMMWLVRLGDDKHAHPMPMVALPLSQEPSELFRMLPEHMFEDVCDTILFYARRKPDVLDESAKNSVVAFCTTFLSSGWWIRNPFLKAKLAEMLSYNVMPYGPYKSGVLGDTINSHPLALQHLVPALIAFWIDAESTGSNSQFYDKFNIRYHLVQIFKEIWTNPDHKKHLYQQATQFPTEFTIFINRLMNDVTFLLDDALDKLVELHAKQVEVDDRASWEERTAEERQEHEGIMRSIQGQIRSDLGLGHEFLRLLIKFTAETSASFMTPEIVDRLAAMLDYNLDLLVGPRCQELKVKDPKKVGFDPRSLLSEILSVFLNLAPHDEFATAIARDGRSYSRETFSKAASIAHRHMLKSPPDIDALASLVDRVERVKQADADEEEDLGDVPDEFLDPLLATIMRDPVRLPSSRTVLDRSTIKAHLLSDSKDPFNRMPLTLDQVQPDDALRAQIEAFLQERKASTTRRPQ
- the ALG1 gene encoding chitobiosyldiphosphodolichol beta-mannosyltransferase (BUSCO:EOG09262Z2S; TransMembrane:2 (o6-23i98-120o); COG:O; SECRETED:SignalP(1-28); CAZy:GT33; EggNog:ENOG503NTXV); the encoded protein is MAYREAGAAGAVLAVLLALLLVYRLTRGVEKKCAAVVVVGDVGRSPRMCYHATSLVQHGWKVRVIGYFDTRLPPALEGKVECVPLYNPPAFVARLPRALFALVALIKVPLVALSLFHALAGRASAPEVVVVQTPPAIPSLLVARIACVLRGSRLVIDWHNLGYTILGLKLGASSKLVRLAERLERWSGRRADAHFFVTKGMRDVLVKSWGLQGTPRVLYDRPGQNFCPVTLQERGKLLTRLADDIGDEGLRNGHAVVVTSTSWTPDEDMDMLLDAMSKYEETAQNPRMALPPISLLITGKGPLRDMYKAKFATRAEAEKWTKVNMNTAWLAAEDYPRLLSAADLGISLHSSSSGLDLPMKVVDMLGSGLLVCALDFPCLKELVQPRVNGEVFQDSNGLAQAMVRLLQGFPDEHEAGEIAGNFLTGPTPRTWNENWDQVVLPLLPS
- a CDS encoding uncharacterized protein (COG:L; EggNog:ENOG503NU79), with the protein product MPTTPSKRRGAPGSPVRTPKRRTQSHAGSPQTSLLSFLSPKDGDKKTQVTEDEAYARQLASDTAQIEADEAMARALQEAWAEEGSMPAPGPSDAPETDTNGVPSKAHYASLVASAGTPAEDKATAADAQAEDTQCALETQSAPTYTPKAARRGVDVGQLDAGIAALDLTQDPAEFEPACIDTAHWPCDTLLHVPYALFAHGFARASGERSRITILRILTNLVRIVLHHEPSQLVAALYLMSNEIAPSYAGLELGLGGSLLQKITMQVSGRPLAFLRKTWKAHGDAGDVAFEACRGVTQLVQHEPLTIGKVYTTLHAIARASGAKSVSAKQSLACGLLMAARGEERRFIVRTLSANLRIHAMRTTILAALARAYALASGPQDDESLALAETRAKRAYARHPNWQGLVDALRATGIEGLDDVSLALGIPVTPMLGSITRSLDAVHTTMRGGAFVSEFKYDGQRIQLHASASGTHIFSRHLETITDKYPDICAMAARLLEHVSSFILDAEVVAVSESGALLPFQTLAGRARKQVSLDQVQVRVCLYAFDLLYLDGTPMIGAPLRERRDAIRTRFPPTLPSTAQHAGFACAASSEDTTEEGVLSFFQDAVASHCEGIMIKSLDGSPGERDAPLATYEPDKRTEAWLKVKKDYLAGLGDALDLVPIGAWHGMGRKAAFWSPILLAVHDRETGTYQAVCKCMSGFSDAFYEELNERYGSARAQRPLSYDHDGLYETNGLTPPVFWPPREVWEIRGADITVSPTYPAAQDLAVPGRGLSLRFPRFRVL